The Acidimicrobiia bacterium genome segment ACATCCTCGACGAGCCCGAGGCCGCGCTATCTCCGCAACGCCAGCTGTCGCTGCTGGCGATCATGCACGACCTCGTCGAGCGGCGCGCGTCGCAGCTCGTGATCGCCACGCACTCGCCGATCCTGATGGCGTACCCGAACGCCTTGATCTATCGCCTCGGTGCCGACGGCATCGCGCCGATCGCCTACCAGGACACGGAGCACTTCCGCATCACGCGCGAGTTCCTCGCTTCGCCCGAGCGCTACTTCAAGACGCTGTTCCACGGGCAGGAGGATGATGCCGGCGAGGAGTGAGCTCGAAGCCGGCTCGTACGAGTCGTCTTCAAGCGGCATCTGCCAGGCGCTCGCCAGTTCGATCGAGAGCGCCGGTATCAAGGCGCGGCCGCCGCGTATGAGACGTTGCTGGCGCGGGGCTTCGAACCGGACCTGATGCTGGCGGCGGCGCTGCTGTACTGGACGGCAACCGACCCTGGAACATCGGCACGACATCACTTGTCCGGCGTCTTCGTCAGCGCTGCAGCCGCACGTTACCGCGAGCTGTTGAGGCCGCATCGCAGCGCTATCCCGACGACCCGCGCTTCGCGTTCTGGCCCATGTACACGAAGTGAGCGACGACGGCGGCGAGCTCGACCTCGACCTGTGTCGGCGTCTGATCGCCCAGCATCCCGAGGGCGCTCGCGATCGCGACCGAATCGATCGCTCACTCGCAGAAGTGGCCGCTGCCGAAGCCGGGGCAGGCGCGCAGCGCGAGCATGTCCATCGTGACAGCCACGCCGACGTGGATCGCGACGCCGCCCCAGATCGAGCGCGTGCGCATCGCGATCGTGCCGAGCACGGTGCCGGCGATGATCGCGCCGAACGTCTCGGGCATCGGCTTGCCGAAGTGGATCATGCAGTACGGGATCACCATCACGAACACCGCGTTCGCCCCGATCGCGCGCCGCAGGCCCTGCAGGATGAAGCCGCGGAAGAACACCTCGAGCGCGAAGAACTGCATCGCGTACATCGCCTCCCACGCGAGCAGGTCGAACAGCGACCGGTTCGCCAGGCGATAGAACGGATAGGTCGCGCGGAACTCCGCCGACCGCGACGCGAGCACCACCGCGGGCAGCACGATCCCGAACAGCACGAGGTACGTCGGCAGGTGCGGCAGGAACCCGCGCGGCGAGATGTAGTAGTCGCGATAGCGATCGCCGAGCAGCGGGATCGCGATCAGCGGCGCGAGCAGATACCCGCCGACGCGCCAGCCCGCCCACCACGCGAAGCCCTTGAGGTCCCAGTACTCGTCGCCGCGCGGCCCCTGCGGGCCCTTCGCCGGGAACCAGCGCTGGAACACCTCGATGTCGCCGATGTACTGCTGCAGGATCACCACGATCGCGACCGCGACCACGACGACCAGCACGCGGCCGTACGCCGGCTTGCCGAGGTCCGGCGTGTCGCGATCGATCGCGCGCCACTGCGCGACCGTGAAGTGACGCCCCCACCGCACGAGCCAGCGCAGCCAGCGATGGCGGCGCCACGACAGGAGCATCAGCGACTCGACGCCAGCGCCTCGGCGGCGCGACGCAGGCGGCGGCGGGTCAGCTCCTTGCCGATCAACGCCATGATGTCGAACAGGCCCGGCGTCTCGGTGCGGCCGGTGACCGCGAGCCGCAGCAGCGGGAACGCCTGCTTCGGCTTCCAGCCGAGCTTGCCCGTCCACTCGCGCGCGACCTCCTCGAGCATCTCCTTCGTGAAGCCGTCGCGCGCCTCGATACGATCGACGTAGTCGAGCAGCGCCGCGCCGACGTCGGCGGGCGCGACGCCGGCGACCGCGAGCTGCGGCACGAGCGGCGCGTGGTCGACGTCGCCGACGAAGAAGTACTCGACCGCCGGCACGATCTCGCCGAGCGTGCGCACGCGCTTCTGCACGATGCCGATCGCCGGCTCGAGCAGCGCGCGCGACAGCCGCCACGCCATCACGGCGTCGGTGAGCTGCGCCGGCGTCATCGCGTGCAGGTAGTCGGCGTTGAGCGCGGTCAACTTCGCGACGTCGAACACCGGGCCGCCGAGCGACACGCGGTCGATCGAGAACACCTCGATCATCTCGGCGAGCGTGAACTTCTCGCGGTTGTCGCCGAACGACCACCCCATCTGGCCGAGGTAGTTGAGCAGCGCCTGCGGCAGGATCCCGTAGTCGCGATAGAAGTTGATCGAGACCGGGTTCTTGCGCTTGCTGATCTTCGACTTGTCGCTGTTGCGCAGCAGCGGCATGTGGATCCACTGCGGCAGCTCCCAGCCGAACGCCTGGTAGAGCACGACGTGCTTCGGCGTCGACGACAGCCACTCCTCGGCACGCATCACGTGCGTGATGCGCATCAGGTGATCGTCGACGACGTTCGCGAGGTGATACGTCGGGAAGCTGTCCGACTTGAGCAGGACCTGGTCGTCGCTCTCCTCGGCGTTGAACTCGACGTTGCCGCGCAGCCGGTCGGCGACGACGATCGTGCCGGTCGTCGGCATCTTCAGCCGCACCACGTGCGCGTCGCCGGCGGCCGCGCGCTTCGCCGACTCGTCCGCGGCGATGTCGCGACAGTGGCGGTCGTAGCCGATGTGCGCGCGCTTCTCGGCCTGCTGCTGGATGCGGACCTTGTGCAGCCGGTCCTCGGTGCAGAAGCAGCGATACGCCGCGCCCTTGTCGAGCAGCAGCTGCGCGTGCTCGCGGTAGATCGCGGTGCGCTCGCTCTGGCGATACGGGCCGAACGGGCCACCGATGTCGGGGCCTTCGTCCCAGGTCAAGCCGACCCACGTCAGCGCCTCGTAGATCATGCGCTCGGAGTCCGCGCGCGCGCGGCTCTGGTCGGTGTCCTCGATGCGCAGGACGAACTGTCCGCCGTGCTTCTTCGCGAAGCAGTAGTTGAACAGGCCGATGTACGCGGTCCCGACGTGCGGGTCCCCCGTCGGCGATGGGGCAACACGGACGCGAACGGTCACGGCCGCGGTGTTAGCACGTCATGGTAGGGTTAGGGCGATGCTGGTCAGCGGCCCCGTGATCGCGGCCGACAGTCACTGGGTCGCCGACGGTAGCCGCATCGTCACCGACGCCACCGTACACACGCCCGACGGCGACGTCGTGGTGAGTCAGCTCGGCGGCACGGTCGACGGCCTCGGCATGCGCACGTTCCCGGGCACGGCCGTGATGCAGGTCGGCGACGTCGTGCAGGTCGCGGCGCACGCCGACGTCGATCTGCGCGGGCGCGTGCACGTCGTCGCGGACTCGGTGACGTGGCCGGTGTCGCCGTACCACGCCGACTTCGTGCGCACCGGCCCGACGAAGGCCGGCCACTACCTGTTCTGGCAATCGGGCTGCATGTTCGTGACGCTCGACTCCGCGGGCACGTCGGCGGTGCCGTTCGCGTCGGTGCAGTCGGTGGTCGACGCGTCGATCGAGACCTGGAACACGGACACGGTCACCGCGACGTGCTCGTACATGGTGATGCAGAACGCCGGCACCAAGGCGTCCGAGGTCGGCAACGACGGCGTGAACCTGATCAAGTTCCGCGACGACGACTGGTGCCGGCCCGCGGTCGATAACGATCCGAAGCGCTGCTACGACGCGTCGGCCGCCGGCATCACGACCGCGATCTTCATCGACGACGCGTCGAGCAAGAACGACGGCGCGATCCAGGACGCCGACGTCGAGATCAACGGCGTGAACTTCGCGATCTCGGTCGCCGGCGCGACCGCGAGCACCGAGGCCTGCCACGCCGAGCTGCAGAACACGCTGACGCACGAGCTCGGCCACGTGCACGGACTCGAGCACACATGTCGCGTCGACACCGACCCGCCGCGGGTCGACAACACCGGCAGCGCGGTCCCGCTGTGCTCGGACACCGCGGCGCTGGCGGCCAACCCGTCGATCGCGGACGCCACGATGTTCCCGTTCCAGGACTGCGGCGAGACCAAGAAGCAGACCCTCGCGTCCGACGACATCGACGCGATGTGCACCATCTACCCGATCGCCGATGACCCGCACAGCTGCGAGCCGGTCGGCCACGGCGGGGGTGGCTGCTGCGATACCGGCGGCGGCGGGGCAGGCGCGCTGGCCCTCGGCGCGGCGACGATGTTCTTGCTCGTTCGGCGTCGACGTGTATCGTCGAATCTGTGAGCGGTGTGACGTGTCCGGCGTGCGGTGTACCCGTGGTCGCGGGCTACGTGAAGTGTCCCAAGTGCCAGACCATGCTGCCGCGCGTGGTGTTCAAGCGCGCCGGCACGACGAACCTGTCGGGCGGCGTGGCGGCCAGCGGCACGTCGATGGGCGGCGGCGGGAGCGCGGCGGTGCCGTGGCCGGCGATCGCGGCGGGAGCGGTCGTGGTGGTCGGCGTGCTCGGGTTCTTGATCCTCCACCACGGCGGGTCGGCGAAGGCCGAGGCCGGGCCGACGAGCTCCGCGAGCACGCCCGTGGTCACCGTGCCGCAGGTCGGACCATCGACGGTCGAGCAGCCGGAGCAAGCGGCGACGCCCCCGGCGCAGACCGAGGTCGAGGCCGCGCCGCGCGGGCCGTCTGCGCGCGAGGTCGGCCAGGACCTCAAGAGCGCGCTCGACCGGCAGCGCCTGTGGTCGGACGTCTCGGTCGGCGGCGACTACCTCGAGGTGCGATCGAGCTCGTGCAGCGATCCGGCGATGGGCCCGATGCTCGACGCGGCGATGCCGAGCGCGCGCGCGGCTGGGCTCCGGCAGGTCCGGTGCGTGTCGCGGAGCGGCGAGGTAGTCTCGACGCGTGCGCTCTGAACCGCCTCGCGCCGACGCCGATCTCGCGAAGCCGGGCGAGCTGAAGCTGGACTTCGTGACGCCGCGGCTCGCGCTGCGGCCGGTGTCGGTCGACGACCTCGAGGACGTGTGGCCGTGGGTGTCGGATCCGGCGTTCCCGCGGTTCATGAGCTGGCGCGCGCACGTCGATCGCGACGAGACGCGCGCGATCCTGAAGGCGACCGCGGAGCAGGTCGCGAGCGGCGTGGCGCTGCACTGGTCGATCGTGCACGAGGGCAAGGCGGTCGGTCGGATCAGCCTGGAGGCGATCGAGTGGCGCAAGCGCGCACTGAGGCTGGACCGCGCGGAGCTCGGCTACTGGATGGCGCCGCCGCTGTGGGGCCAGGGGCTGATGACCGAGGCCGCGCAGGCGGTGATCCGGTTCGGCTTCGAGGCCGTGGGGTTGCACAAGATCGTGGTGCGCTGCTTCGCGGAGAACGAGGCGTCGCGGCGCGTGATCGAGAAGTGTGGATTTCGACTCGTGGGACGCATGGAGGACGACATCTGGCGCGATGGCACGTGGCACGCGCACCTGCTGTTCGAGATGTTGCGCAGCGAACACGACGACACGACTTCGACGCGGCGCTTCGTCCGGAAATGATCGCCGCACGAGGAAGTGATCGCCTCGTCATTTTTTCGATTGACGGATTCGATCGCGATCCGTAGCTTTGAATTCGAGCACTGCGGTTCGATGCGAGAACCAGGGCTAATCTGTCTCCTACAATTGCTATCCAGGGATCTGCCTCTGTTCCGGGAGTGCACGCCCGCTCGTCGGGAAGCCCGAAGGATTATGCGGAGCCCACCTACGCATAGGCGTAGGGGATAGACTGCCCTACGGTCGAACGGTCGTGCTCATTTGGGCCCAGCAGCGAGA includes the following:
- a CDS encoding type II CAAX endopeptidase family protein, whose amino-acid sequence is MLLSWRRHRWLRWLVRWGRHFTVAQWRAIDRDTPDLGKPAYGRVLVVVVAVAIVVILQQYIGDIEVFQRWFPAKGPQGPRGDEYWDLKGFAWWAGWRVGGYLLAPLIAIPLLGDRYRDYYISPRGFLPHLPTYLVLFGIVLPAVVLASRSAEFRATYPFYRLANRSLFDLLAWEAMYAMQFFALEVFFRGFILQGLRRAIGANAVFVMVIPYCMIHFGKPMPETFGAIIAGTVLGTIAMRTRSIWGGVAIHVGVAVTMDMLALRACPGFGSGHFCE
- the gltX gene encoding glutamate--tRNA ligase, with the protein product MTVRVRVAPSPTGDPHVGTAYIGLFNYCFAKKHGGQFVLRIEDTDQSRARADSERMIYEALTWVGLTWDEGPDIGGPFGPYRQSERTAIYREHAQLLLDKGAAYRCFCTEDRLHKVRIQQQAEKRAHIGYDRHCRDIAADESAKRAAAGDAHVVRLKMPTTGTIVVADRLRGNVEFNAEESDDQVLLKSDSFPTYHLANVVDDHLMRITHVMRAEEWLSSTPKHVVLYQAFGWELPQWIHMPLLRNSDKSKISKRKNPVSINFYRDYGILPQALLNYLGQMGWSFGDNREKFTLAEMIEVFSIDRVSLGGPVFDVAKLTALNADYLHAMTPAQLTDAVMAWRLSRALLEPAIGIVQKRVRTLGEIVPAVEYFFVGDVDHAPLVPQLAVAGVAPADVGAALLDYVDRIEARDGFTKEMLEEVAREWTGKLGWKPKQAFPLLRLAVTGRTETPGLFDIMALIGKELTRRRLRRAAEALASSR
- a CDS encoding MYXO-CTERM sorting domain-containing protein — translated: MLVSGPVIAADSHWVADGSRIVTDATVHTPDGDVVVSQLGGTVDGLGMRTFPGTAVMQVGDVVQVAAHADVDLRGRVHVVADSVTWPVSPYHADFVRTGPTKAGHYLFWQSGCMFVTLDSAGTSAVPFASVQSVVDASIETWNTDTVTATCSYMVMQNAGTKASEVGNDGVNLIKFRDDDWCRPAVDNDPKRCYDASAAGITTAIFIDDASSKNDGAIQDADVEINGVNFAISVAGATASTEACHAELQNTLTHELGHVHGLEHTCRVDTDPPRVDNTGSAVPLCSDTAALAANPSIADATMFPFQDCGETKKQTLASDDIDAMCTIYPIADDPHSCEPVGHGGGGCCDTGGGGAGALALGAATMFLLVRRRRVSSNL
- a CDS encoding GNAT family N-acetyltransferase; protein product: MRSEPPRADADLAKPGELKLDFVTPRLALRPVSVDDLEDVWPWVSDPAFPRFMSWRAHVDRDETRAILKATAEQVASGVALHWSIVHEGKAVGRISLEAIEWRKRALRLDRAELGYWMAPPLWGQGLMTEAAQAVIRFGFEAVGLHKIVVRCFAENEASRRVIEKCGFRLVGRMEDDIWRDGTWHAHLLFEMLRSEHDDTTSTRRFVRK